The DNA segment TTTTTGCCACGTTTAATATGGGAATCGGCTATATGATCGTAGTTTCCAGCGAAAATATGGATCTCACAAAAGAATTTTTAGAATCAACCGGCGAATCCGTCCACTGGATCGGCGAAATTGTTTCCGGTAATAAAGACGAAGTCAGCTTCGTCTAACAACACCTCTATGATCGATCTTGCCAGTTTACTTCGATCTCCACTTTGGGTTCTTTCTAAAAAGAATCCGTTTATGCTTTCCAGGCTTACTTTTTTTTACGTAGTTCTTGGGATCGTCGGAGGACTTTTTTCTGCGGCGTTTTGGATGTTTCTGGAATATTTGATTCACTTTGCTTCCGTCGTTTCGGGAATTTACACGATTCCTTTTATGACGGTTTCCGGATTATTTGTCGGAATCGTAATTCATTTTTTGGGGGAACCTGGAGAAATTTCATTAGTAATTGATAATATACGGTTTCGAGGAGGAAAACTCGACGCAGGGCAGAATCCTTCTATGACCCTTTCTTCGCTTTTGAGTATTTCCGCGGGAGGAAGTGCCGGTCCGGAAGCCCCTCTCGTTCAGATCACGGGTTCTTTTGGGAACTGGTTTGCAGAAAAACTCGGTTTAACCGGAGAGGAATATCGTTCGATGACCATTGCCGGGATGGCTGCGGGTTTTACCTCTTTATTCGGTTCGCCTTTGGGAGGCGCGTTATTCGCTCTTGAGATTCTCCAGCACAGACACGTTGTAGAATACTATAAGGCCTTGTTGCCCGCATTTTTATCCAGTACTTCCGCTTTTTTTGTGTTTCTTTGGATGACCCACGTCGGATTACAACCGACCTGGCAATTCCCACAGTATGTTCCCGGAGATATTCAAGATTTCTTATATTCTATTTTGCTCGGGGCTTTAGGCGCCGGATTGGGATGGGTTTTTCATGGATTGTTTCTCGCCAATCGCTGGGTCTATTCTAAGATTCCCGGACCGATCTTTTGGAAAACGACGATCGGGGGACTTGTGCTGGGGGTGATCGCTTGGCAGATTCCTTTGACTCGGTTTTTCGGACACGATCAACTCAATCAAATCGTGGAGGGAAGATTTACTTTGATTTTTCTGGCGGCATTGATTTTTTGGAAGACGTTTGCGATTGCAACAACGGTAAGCAGCGGTTGGAGAGGAGGGGTGATCATTCCACTTTTTTTTCTAGGTGCGTGCGCGGGCAAATTGTTATCTGGATTTTTACCTTCCGAAAACGAATCCTTTTTGATGATCTGTCTGATGGCCGCGGTGAATTCTTCCGTTACCAAAACACCGATTTCCACTACCATTTTATTGTCCGAGTTGACCGGTTTGTATAGTTTTACACCCGTTTTGATCGCGAGTTTGAGCGGTTACTTTTTATCTCCTAAAGAGCCTTTTATTTCAACCCAGGGAAAGGAACTTTCAAGTCACCGTATCAAGTAAATTTATGCGCTCACTTCCATAGATTGTTTTACACAGAAAAGATTAAAGTTTGAATTACACGCATGCCTGTTGATCGCAAAAATACTCTATAGGATCATCACATCTGCGGTCGTTTTTTTGTTCTCACCTATCCGACATCATGGCAGTCAGTATCTGTCGAAGTCCATTTTAACTGTCTCTGCCTTTTTCTCACCGAGGAGTCGCGGTTCCATTGGCGAGACCGCTTTGTCCGGATCAGAAATAAACTTTAGTTCCTCCCTTGACAGTCTTGGCTTGAGTTCCGACATTGGAACCATCCATGGGAAAAATCAGGGAACTCAGCCCGGAACTTATCAATCAGATCGCCGCGGGCGAGGTGATCGAATCCGCTCATTCCGTAATCAAGGAGCTCATGGAAAATTCCATGGATGCCGGTGCGACTCAGGTGGATATCGAGTCCAAAGACGGTGGGCTTTCCCTGCTTCGAATCACGGACAACGGCTCCGGAATCGACTCCGATGATTTGGAGCCCGCTCTTAAAAGACACGCCACGAGTAAAATTCGTGACTATGGGGATCTGGAAACGGTTTTGAGTTACGGATTTAGAGGGGAGGCGCTTGCTTCCATCGCTTCGGTATCCCGCCTAACGTTGGAAAGCGGAACCAAGGATCAAAAGACCGCCTGGAAGATCGGTTCCATCGGCGGAAAAATTTCCGATAAAGAGGAAATTCCCGGATTTACGGGAACCAAGATTCTTGTAGAGGAATTATTTTTTAATACCCCTGTGCGTAGAAAATTCCTAAAATCAATGCGATCGGAAGATAAAAAAATTCGGGATCGGGTTACCACGCAAGCCTTAGCAAGGGAAGACATCCGTTTTCGATTATTTCAAGACGGAAAGGAAGTCTATGTGCTTCCCGCGAGAGAGAATAAAAAAGATAGAATTATCGATCTTTTCGGCGAAAACTTTCGGGATCATCTTTTGGAAGTGAATCTTGAAAGAGGAGGAATCAAAGCCAGCGGTTATATCAGTGATCCCGATTTTTATAAGTCCAATCGAACCGGTCAATTTATTTTTATCAACGGAAGACCGATCGAAATTAAATACAGCTCCGTATTGCTAAAAAAAGCGTATGACGAACTTCTTCCTCCGAACGGACATCCGTATTGTTTTTTATTTTTTGAAATCGACCCTTCGCGTGTCGACGTAAACGTTCATCCCGCAAAAAAAGAAATTCGATTTTTAGATGAGGAAGGATTCAACGGATTCTTCTTAACTCTGATTCAAAAAGAACTTCGTTCCAGTACTCCTGTCAGTTTTTTGGAATTGAAAAAACGTCTTTTAAGACCGACTCCGGATACGTTTAAGACGAGTTCTTTGTATCAGGCGCATTCTTCCTCCGGTTCCGGACAAAGTCCTCTTTTGAGCAGAGAACTATTTGCGGATGTTCCCAGACAGGAAGGTTTCAACCTCGATCAGATGGGGCCTGGGGCTTCTCTTTCAGCGCTTACGGATAACGTCACAAAACATTCTTCCTTTATTCCCAAAAAACATTTCGGGGTTTTGTTCGAGACTTTTATTTTGGCCGAGGCGGAGGACGGTTTTTATATCATCGATCAGCATACCGCTCACGAAAGAATTCGTTACGAAGAAGTCCTGAGAAAACTGGAAAAGAAGAATTACGGAATTCAACCTCTTCTGACACCGATCCGGATCGACGTTTCCAAACAAGAACAAGAGGACATTTTAAACCGTAAAAAAGAATATGAAGAAGTCGGAATCTTTTTGGACCCGCTCGGAGAGGACAGCGTCGTTCTGAGGGAAATTCCCGCTTATATGGAACCGGGCGAGGAAAAAGAAATCATTCTGGATTTTTTAAATCGAACGGAAGGGAAGGAATCCAGCGAACCTGAGTTATACGATCTGATGGCGAAATGTGTCGCCTGCCGTTCCGCGATCAAAAAGGGGGATCATCTTTCCGATCCCATTCTCGCTGAAATTTTAAATCGTTTGAGTTATTGTGAAAATCCTTCCCGCTGTCCGCACGGAAGACCTACCCTAGTCAAGTTGAGCAGAGATGACCTCGAAAGAATGTTCCACAGAAAATGAAGACCTTCCGGGCAAAGAACCGGATCGAGTCGTTCGAAAGTTATTCCGTCAAACGTTAGTCGGAATCGTAATCCTTGTTTTGGGAGTCGTATTTCTTGCGAGGGTATTTCCCGAACCCGTGCTCGCGGTCTCTGAAAAGTTTATAGAAGTCACCGGTATTTTTGGCGTGGGAATCGGAATTATGTTCGCAGATTCGTTGCACGTATTTATTCCACCCGATGTGTTTTTAATGATTGCGGTCGCGGGAAAGTTGAATTCGATCCTTGTGATCGTTTCCGCATCGATCGGGAGTTTGATCGGAGGAACCGTATCCTATCTTACTGGAAGAATTCTTTTGCCGAAGATCGCCGGTATCGCGAGTTTTGTAAAAAAACACGAACAAAAACTGGAACACTATCTGCATCGATACGGGTTTTGGGCGGTGGTTTTGGCGGCTCTGACTCCGCTTCCGTATTCCTGGGTTTCCTTGGCCGCGGGTACGATGAAAATGAGATACCTTCTTTTTTTTCAGGGTTGTCTTTTTCGAATTCCTCGTTTTATAGTATTCTATTATCTGATTCAATTCGGTTGGGTTGGCGGCGGAATGTAAAAATTTAGACGTTTTGCGAATGTCCGATGGAAGAAGAATTTAAGGGCAAATGTTTGGAAACGAATCAACCAGATCTATTTCCTAAAACAAAGGAAGAAATCATCCGATTGAATTTGGACTTATTCGATCTTCCGATTCGAATTTCCGGTTTGATCGAAAATATCCTACAGGGCAATGTCAGAGAACAGTCTTTGGTATGTTGTCATAGCGCTTGCGATGTTTGCAACGCTACGATTCGAACTTGTCTGCGGAAGATCAAAAATGAACTGGAACTGCCTTGAGCGATCTTTTTACAAAAAAGCCAATTCCTCCGCTTGCTCATAAGATACGGCCTTCCTCTTTTGAAGACGTGATCGGTCAGACGCGAGCCACAAAACAATTGGTCAATTATCGTTCTCCTGTTTCGATCATACTCTACGGTCCTCCCGGAACCGGAAAATCCACGTTAGCCGGAATTCTTTGTAGAAAATGGAATCTTCCATTTGTGGAATACAACGCGGTTTCCACAGGCGTCGCGGAGATCAAAAAATTATTGGAAAGAGCGGAAAGAGAAGGGACGATTCTTCTTTTTTTGGATGAGATCCATCGTTTTAGCGCTTCGCAACAAGACAGTCTTTTAAAAGGAGTGGAGACAGGACATCTCGTTTTAATCGGAGCGACCACTGAAAATCCCGCGTTTCGAATCACGAGACCCCTTTTATCCAGATGTCAGATTCTAAAAATAGAACCTCTGAGTCTGGATGAACAATCTTCTCTTTTGGAAAGAGGGATTTCTCATCTGCCTTCCCCCTTGAAGTTGAACGAGGAAGCAAAGGAAACGCTGATTCGTTTTTCGGGTGGAGACGGTAGAAAACTTCTTTCCAATTTGGAGGGACTCAGCTTTAGTTTTTCGCCGGAAGCCGAAATTTCAAAGACGGATGTGGAAGAATATCTTGAAAGCAGGGTCATCGAATACGATAAGAGCGGAGAGTCGCACTACGACGTAATTTCCGCGTTTATCAAATCCGTTCGAGGAAGCGATCCTGATGCTGCGTTATACTATCTTGCTGTCTTGCTCGAAGG comes from the Leptospira sp. WS92.C1 genome and includes:
- a CDS encoding replication-associated recombination protein A — translated: MSDLFTKKPIPPLAHKIRPSSFEDVIGQTRATKQLVNYRSPVSIILYGPPGTGKSTLAGILCRKWNLPFVEYNAVSTGVAEIKKLLERAEREGTILLFLDEIHRFSASQQDSLLKGVETGHLVLIGATTENPAFRITRPLLSRCQILKIEPLSLDEQSSLLERGISHLPSPLKLNEEAKETLIRFSGGDGRKLLSNLEGLSFSFSPEAEISKTDVEEYLESRVIEYDKSGESHYDVISAFIKSVRGSDPDAALYYLAVLLEGGEDPLFIMRRLIILASEDIGNASVNGLPLAVSGLHALEAIGMPEGRLILAHVTTFLASCPKSNASYKALGSALSYVREHGTGIKIPNRLRNAPTFLHKKDGASQGYLYPHDFGGFKEQNYFPDEFAENPPKFYFPTGNGMELKLKEYLEKVWEKTSWKKGN
- the mutL gene encoding DNA mismatch repair endonuclease MutL, whose amino-acid sequence is MGKIRELSPELINQIAAGEVIESAHSVIKELMENSMDAGATQVDIESKDGGLSLLRITDNGSGIDSDDLEPALKRHATSKIRDYGDLETVLSYGFRGEALASIASVSRLTLESGTKDQKTAWKIGSIGGKISDKEEIPGFTGTKILVEELFFNTPVRRKFLKSMRSEDKKIRDRVTTQALAREDIRFRLFQDGKEVYVLPARENKKDRIIDLFGENFRDHLLEVNLERGGIKASGYISDPDFYKSNRTGQFIFINGRPIEIKYSSVLLKKAYDELLPPNGHPYCFLFFEIDPSRVDVNVHPAKKEIRFLDEEGFNGFFLTLIQKELRSSTPVSFLELKKRLLRPTPDTFKTSSLYQAHSSSGSGQSPLLSRELFADVPRQEGFNLDQMGPGASLSALTDNVTKHSSFIPKKHFGVLFETFILAEAEDGFYIIDQHTAHERIRYEEVLRKLEKKNYGIQPLLTPIRIDVSKQEQEDILNRKKEYEEVGIFLDPLGEDSVVLREIPAYMEPGEEKEIILDFLNRTEGKESSEPELYDLMAKCVACRSAIKKGDHLSDPILAEILNRLSYCENPSRCPHGRPTLVKLSRDDLERMFHRK
- a CDS encoding chloride channel protein, which produces MIDLASLLRSPLWVLSKKNPFMLSRLTFFYVVLGIVGGLFSAAFWMFLEYLIHFASVVSGIYTIPFMTVSGLFVGIVIHFLGEPGEISLVIDNIRFRGGKLDAGQNPSMTLSSLLSISAGGSAGPEAPLVQITGSFGNWFAEKLGLTGEEYRSMTIAGMAAGFTSLFGSPLGGALFALEILQHRHVVEYYKALLPAFLSSTSAFFVFLWMTHVGLQPTWQFPQYVPGDIQDFLYSILLGALGAGLGWVFHGLFLANRWVYSKIPGPIFWKTTIGGLVLGVIAWQIPLTRFFGHDQLNQIVEGRFTLIFLAALIFWKTFAIATTVSSGWRGGVIIPLFFLGACAGKLLSGFLPSENESFLMICLMAAVNSSVTKTPISTTILLSELTGLYSFTPVLIASLSGYFLSPKEPFISTQGKELSSHRIK
- a CDS encoding YqaA family protein; the encoded protein is MTSKECSTENEDLPGKEPDRVVRKLFRQTLVGIVILVLGVVFLARVFPEPVLAVSEKFIEVTGIFGVGIGIMFADSLHVFIPPDVFLMIAVAGKLNSILVIVSASIGSLIGGTVSYLTGRILLPKIAGIASFVKKHEQKLEHYLHRYGFWAVVLAALTPLPYSWVSLAAGTMKMRYLLFFQGCLFRIPRFIVFYYLIQFGWVGGGM